DNA sequence from the Alosa alosa isolate M-15738 ecotype Scorff River chromosome 2, AALO_Geno_1.1, whole genome shotgun sequence genome:
TTATACTGTAGGGCCATAAAAATCAATGACATGAAGGAAAAGTCCTAGGCCTACCAAAGAAatgaaataactttttttaTATAAGTGAATCACCTTTTCCATATGAAAACACAGGCTTACTTTGTCCATGTAAACTCTGTAATAAATCATGATGCATGAAACAATGAATGAAAACACATGTTtagttttaaataaaaatgtatttaattattaCCTGAAACACACCAACATATAAACATTTTGTATGTAAGTTTGACAAAAATACAGAAAGGTAAGATACAAGCATTTGTCTAACTTATTTGTGCAATCAGTCCCTCAAGTTCTGGTCGAGCTTTGAAGCGTGTGAGGTAGTCTGCTTCGGTATGCTATattgagagaaggagaaggagagacagagagatgtatGAGATATGAAAATATGAGATATGAAGTTTCAGATGCAGGTCTATGTATTAGGGttgggcagtggtagtgtagtggctaaggaactgggctagcatgcggcagcctacaaagttgtgggttcaatccTTGTACacggacatgcccccagagtgtagcgctgtaactcaagctaggtaaaactgattgttttagggtttttttcgtaccgacagtgctcggtgacctcgagaaaccgagatctactgtatgtgaaaacttgctctggggagaatggcccttgtaatataattgccatatgtaagtcgctttggataaaagcgtttactaaatgaatacatgtaaatgtattaTATCTTATGTCAGGAAGGAAATTTAAAGGAGTGGTCCGCAATTCTACTCCAAAACActtgttaaaggtgctctaagcaatgccacacattttttaggctaaaacatttcatGTGACTTAAACATCACCtataaccaaccgctagctgtctgtctgtgtcctgaatacactgtaaaaaaacgcgatctctgtggacagcccaggctccaaaaacggcaacaaaaacaacctgggcaaacctagccccataaaaacataacaaactgttccagcaaatcacagacgagatgcgcgtttaggagagtttcaatttcacgggagcagcacgggaaagagggggaggaagtagcgagctagctctctatttgtttgaaagtcaacagaagtgacgttacccagcatcgcttagagcacctttaaaattCAGCAAATCACTCTTGTCTAGATGTCTGTCTAAAGCCCGGTGTACACTTGCGCCGACATGAGTTTACGGTCACTTGCCACGCACATCAGTCTTTAACTAGCAAAccctggatgaacaatggattttacgGAGCGGTGCCAACAAAATATAACTGAATTGTAATTTCCATGGCGTCGGCGGCAAAATGCaatgctggtgtgcggagtGGTATTGAGAACAATGGAATCTAACATGTGTCAGCGACAGCGTCGGTATGTGTAGCCCTTAGCTCTGAGTGCTCAGGTGTTCTTATAGCAAAGCAGATCTAGGAATACCGAGCCAATCATCTGATTGGTGAATAACTGgaagttactttttaaattgCATTGCATGGGGCAACAACAGTGTCAGTGTTTGACATTGCACTGGTTCTAAAGTAATGTactaatttatataaataaagaattagatatcattttaaaactaTTTAAAACTCTATGGTTTTCACCAAATTTTGATGTCACACTGACCAGACGAGTAAATAATTCCAGGCAATCAGCACGTTGCCTCATGAGCACATAAGGCAAGGGAGCAATTTTATCAGCTGCTGAGCTCAAAGATCAACAACTTTTCGCCAGAATTGTGGACTGCATCTTTTAAAGCTTTTGGACAAATACGTGTTATGACAGAGGGTGGCTAATCTTACCTCCTTCACGGAAAGCTGGACTCCCTCGGGTTGGTTTCTCAAGAGCACTTCCAGGAAAATGGGACAAAACGCTGCATTCAACTGACTGAtctacaaacaaaacacaaatatttaaaatgtgtgtaaatacattttactttatatcAGTGACCACAACCCTTATGTTTAAGAGTGTTTTGTGCTTTTGTTTTCTGTGAAACCGGTGCAAATGGGAAGAGATGACGAGAGAGGATGCAGGTCACCTGAACAACTCTTTCATGAGTCTTCAGGATGGCATCCACGTACATCTTGGTGCCTTGCTCTTGCATGATCATCATCTCTGTAGTCTTGGTTGGTAAAGCATAGCTTTCAAGTGAAAAGATAACATATTGTGACGAATACTGCGATGAACGATTGTACCGCAATGCATCAGCCCCCAGTAAAAATACTTCACAATTAATGACAATCAATTGGACTAAAACTAGCAAAAATCAGCTTTGTCATTAGTTTTTATTACATTAATGCCAATTAAAAGGTACCTACAGAAACCCTAGAGAGGCGGAGGAGAGATGTTACCTTTCATCTACTGAGACATTGAAGCGGTTGCATAGATTATGGATGTACTGGGAGTAGTGTTCCACCAGAGTCATATCATATCCGGACACTGACACATTAAGCATTCCGTACGCTGTACTGGTTGCCGCTTTAATCTGTTTCATTTGAAGtttgtcttttttcttcttAGGCTAGACAAGTCAGCAAAAATACAAATGGAAAAACATTATTCGATTTTCAGACTCCAGACTGGTCCAACATCACATACTATGAAGACATCCAACTAAAgacagttttaaacaaataaaacctTTTTGTTCAAATGTCTGCCAGAACAGACTAtactgactgaataaaaataaaatgcaatgcaCATTAACATGCTAAAACAATGTGTTGTCCCGTTAAACATTTACTTATATGATGGTATGACAGCTACATTGGATTCCTTTGAGAAACTGGTAGAAATGCCCCAGTTTAGGAACTAATGGTTATCCGAATCCCCAACTGTCAGTAATAatgaattatatattatataccatTTCACATTTCATGTTAGACTGAGACAAAGATGATGAAAACAGGTGCTTACCGCTTCTTTAGGGAGGAGGTACTTGTATCTTCCTATTCCATGAGTTGGCATGGATTTATAATATCTCTCAATGGTCACAGAACAGCCCCCTGAAGTAACACATGAAGCCCGTTATCTCTTCATTAAGTGCAGGACTGTCTGTTCTGATGATAACTGAATGTTTATTACAAGCATTGTTGAATGTAGTTTATAGTTTCTACGGGCTGCGTTAGCATAATCCTCAATGCAGTTGCACAAGGTGAGCCATGTAAAGATGGATTCATGATGTACTCAAAAATGCCTTACCAAAGAGCGTCCTTAACATGAAATCCGAGGACCTTTAGGTAATGAAAACAGAAAAACTGAGTTAACGTTATGTTTTCATGTTTGAAGTCCCTGCATGATGATCGCGTCCACTGAAAGTTAAAGCATTACCTGAATAATGACAATGCATGGTCCAGACTCCCAGTGTGTCGTATTTCTGAAACCTGCAATAGTACACATCTTCAACCTTAGAATGAGATGTATTGAATTCGTTTTTACCAATGCCATGACCGCACGTCATTTCTGTGGCAGACTAGCACATAGTAAATTCATGTTAACTCAAATTTACTTGCTAGCCACAGCACATGTGACCTTTTTCCATTTTGTCAATACCCAACATGTTTGCTTACACACAAGATGACATAATATTGATGTGTATTTAAAGACTTTACCTTTCTTAAAACTGGGTTCATTTTCTCACGAGTAACACGCCAAATTAATTCAACAGTGCATACAGTGAATACAGGTTTGCTCCATCGATTGCCCTCTGCCTGTGTAACTTTGTTCGTCTATTTTAGTTGCTCGCGGAAACAATAATTCACAATAGTTCCTAGCTGGATTTTTTACGTTCCGCTCGATCTGATAGTTGTGTCTGTTTAACGTGTATCATCGTCTGTGAGATTAGAAATAGAATGTCTCCATCTGAATAAGATGAATATTAAATTTAGTCCAATCCATTCGTCAGGTTTTATGTTTGATTAAATTATGTTGGTCGAGCTGTCACTTCTACAACGTTACAACATTTTTGTTAGTCAGAAATATTCATCATGGCACAATCACAGTGAAAACAGGCTTATATCGGGTAATATCCACAATTCTCTTCATaactaataattaaaaaaaaaaagccacccCATGCCCCCCGTGTCACGCTGTTATCGATGACGTTGCGCGCCTGAACAGTGTAACGTGGCGTCCGCATAGTTCAACCTAACTTAATTCTCATTTTATAAGTCTAATTTTGTAAATGGCATTTGGAGCAGTTAACTTGTACAGAAATGTTAGTCCGAAATTAtacaaaatgttcaaaatatttgataatcgcaaaacaaaaaaacaacactttgAACACTTCTGACTTAAATATTTACATGCATATTTTTGACCATCTCTGTATTAATGCTGTAATATTGTGGCATTGCAAAATGTGTACCTAATTAGTCATAAAGCTGGGAAAAGACCCATCTCAACAACCATCGCATCATGTAGAAACTACAGGACCAGCAAGGTTGGTTGTTACACCTCTCGCCTTTCATTCCAGAGCAAGCAATGGATTGGAGCAGGGGAGGAATTTCAGTCTGAGAAGTCCATTTAGTCTTTCTGTGTTGGTAATTTACTTGAGACAAGGGGGAATCACTTTTCTTATTTAGTTGGCTTGCTTATTTTAGGTTAGTCTGATTATTTATGTTGCTCTAAAGAGAGAATATCGGATTCACCAACTCTTTAACACAGCTAACGGGTTAGCTGCGGGACACCGAACAATTTCACTAGGAGCTCCAGTTCAAATTCAACACCCTGCCCTCAACTACTGCAGTCATGTCTACGGCAGGAGATTTTGGCAACCCTTTGAGGAAATTCAAATTGGTGTTTCTTGGCGAACAGAGTGGTAAGTAGAGTAAAACatgtaaaatgtgttttaggTTTGTGTGCACCTACTGAAAATATCTAAACTTGTTTGCTGCTTAGCTAATAATAGCAGGCTAGCCCTTTAGCTACCCGCCAAGCTAATAGACGCTCTGAAGGCCAGCGTTCCATTTGTCGCATAATCCTGTGTTCGAATCTGGATAGCTAACTAGCGGTGTGGGTAGGGTaataaaatgtcaaaatgtAGCTTCTGATAACTTTCTTCCTTAAGCTTTTAAACGGACGGCATGCCGATACACTGGATTATCTATATGTAATACATAGCATTAGTTATCATTGAAGCCAAAGAACTTGATTGCTTAGCATGACAAATCAGTaaggaataaacacacaattCAGCAGGCTAACCAGATTGCTAACCTAGCTTGTGCTTCGTTACTGAAGTGTTGTAGGTTATCTTACCATCTTCATTTATAAGATCCGACTTTCTTGGATCAAATGTGACACTCTATTATGTAGATATGCTTGTAAATTAGATGCTAACCTAATCTTCTGTCCCAGAGAAGGTAAACAGTTAATACAACTAGTCGATCAGCATTAGTCAATTGCTAACAGCCCCTATCCAACTATCTATCGGCATCGACTTTAATCGGCAATTTATGTGGTTAGTTAAATATGAATGTGACATGTGACAGCTCTACTGAAACAGCCAAACTTAGTGTGGGTTTGCCACTGACATATCTGTAAAGTcttatagtaggcctatcagaTACAAATCTGCAACATCTTTGACTTTTAATATCATTGCTTAGTCTAGCTAACTCTACTGACGCGGTCTTCCGTCATTTAAACATGTCAGAATGGTAAAGGATAAGTATTAGTAATGACACAAGAGGGATCATATTTCCTTTTCCTTGTAAACAACTATCATAGCGACTGGTTTAGCTGAAGAACTGAAATCCATCGGACTAATTTATAAACCAATTTCATTTGCCAATCGTAACGTCACATGCGTAGATTTGTAGCCCTTAAAGTTGTGTTTAAGCCTTGATTGATTTCAATGTTTTTTATGCGGTCTGTAACTACCGAAAGTGTACAACCTTCACTTAGTATCCTCTGCTATGAAGTCACTATTGTGCTTATTAAGTCACTAGTGTACCGGTACTTGCCACATGATTGCATTACACTCCCTTTCGTTAGAGCTTTCCTCTGGAGTGAGTCAATCAGTTCTGTCATATGGGATGTTGTGCAATAAGGCGCTACATGGCCATCTTAGTCATGTGTAAGAAACTCAATACGTGTTGTGGTGTCGTATTGGGCTGTCCATTAAAAATTAACAGTGGCCGTCATTATTGACTGGCTTTCTGACAAGATGATTTGATGAACGTCACCAGACACTGAGCATACCCATTGGGTGTGCCATAGCTGATTTCCGGCTGTAACCATTTATTTTTCAGTATTGATTAACATGACTTTGAAAGTTATTGGCGAAAACAAATACCAAAACTTTGTATCTATGAATATTTACACAGGTACCCATTGGCCCTGTAAAGTAAGGCCTATTCAACTAGAATTTCCTTCAAGGGTCATTTGTAAAAGCTTCAGCATTTAATGTCTATCCAGCTTATAGATGTAAATATCTGTTTGCATCTGCTTTCCTCTCTGTAGTGCTACATCTTTCCCTTGCAGGAGTGACCTGCAGGTTGATTGAGCATTTTAAGTCCGCCTGTCATTTTGGTCCAGCTCCTCAACTCCACCAACCCTTCAGAACcattacacactctcacacacacacacactctctctttctttctctctctctctctcgcactctcacacacacacactctctctctctctctcactctcacacacacacacactctctctctctttctctctctctctcacacacacacacacctctctctctctctctcgcactctcacacacacacacacactctctctctttctctctctctctctcacacacacacactctctctctctctctcactctcacacacacacacacacacacactctctctctctctctctctctctcactctcacacacacacactctctctctctctctctctctctctctctctctctctcacacacacacactctctctctctctctcactctcacacacacactctctctctctctcacacacacacacacactctctctctctctcgcactctcacacacacacactctctctctctctctctctctctttctctctctctttctctctctctctctcacacacacacactctctctctttctctctctctttctctctctctttctctctctctctctctctcactctcacacacacacactctctctttctttctctctctctttctctctctctttctctctctctctctcacacacacacacacacctctctctctctctcacacacacacacacacacactctctctttctttctctctctctttctctctctctctcacacacacacactctctctctttctctctctctttctctctctctctctctctcactctcacacacacacactctctctctttctctctctctctcacacacacacacactctctctctttctctctctctctcacacacacacacacactctctctctctctctctctctcacacacacacacacacacactctctctctctctctctctctctctctctctcgctctctcacacacacacacacacacacactctctctctctctctctctctctctcgcactctcacacacacacacactctctctttctctctctctctcacacacactcacactctctctctctctctctctctctatctgcagGTGTCTGAAAAGAACCTCCTCTCCCTTAATAGATTGACCATGTTATTTAGCCAATTTCAGCATGTATCAAACAGATGAGATGTATTGTTTTCAGCCACAGGCCTTGGCTCCCTTAACAGATGAGGACGCTTAAGTAAGCCTGGTTGTTGTGGAGATTAGGCTATATGATATCACCAGAGTTCATACAGGAGCTCTAAAACCTGTTAGTGAAATCTGCAATGGTAGGACTTGTAGAGCTAATTTAAGTGCATGCatattttttacacacacacacacaaaaaaatctcCTTTTGAGGATCCTTGGGAATAAACTGTAGGTGAATTCATGAATCCAAAAACGCTTCTCTCTGTAGGCAAAGGCACTCTCTATTCCAGATTCTCTATTCTTGTCATTTACTGGTGCATTGCTAGTCACAGACTTGCATAGCTGTGTGAGTCTGTAGTAGCCTTGTCCATTTCACCCTTGTCAAAGTACATTCCTGAATGTGTCCGTTGCCTCATTGTTTTGGGTTTAActgatgtgtgtggatgttcaGTTAGAACCGCATACCTCTTAGTGAAAATCACTCTTCACTGCACACTCAACAGAGCACAGGAGTGTGATCTTTCTCACAGCTCAGACACCGTGTATGTGTACTGTCTGGTTTGCAGATGtgaaaggaaaggaggagatAACTGTTGCACAGATTTCTGCCGTAGCTTTCATCAAGTTTATTTAAGCTAGCAGTTGCCACGGAGATAGAGCGCAGTCATTTGGCACATACTGGCTCTTTTTCTCAGTCTGTTCCAGAGTAAATCTGCATCATAATGAGGGAAGGATTTCTGTATGATATATTGTTTCCCCTACAGACTAAACTCATTAAGTAAGGTTTCATGTTGTTTAACATATTTAGCTCAA
Encoded proteins:
- the mrpl48 gene encoding 39S ribosomal protein L48, mitochondrial isoform X2 — translated: MLRTLFGGCSVTIERYYKSMPTHGIGRYKYLLPKEAPKKKKDKLQMKQIKAATSTAYGMLNVSVSGYDMTLVEHYSQYIHNLCNRFNVSVDESYALPTKTTEMMIMQEQGTKMYVDAILKTHERVVQISQLNAAFCPIFLEVLLRNQPEGVQLSVKEHTEADYLTRFKARPELEGLIAQIS
- the mrpl48 gene encoding 39S ribosomal protein L48, mitochondrial isoform X1, whose amino-acid sequence is MNPVLRKVSEIRHTGSLDHALSLFRSSDFMLRTLFGGCSVTIERYYKSMPTHGIGRYKYLLPKEAPKKKKDKLQMKQIKAATSTAYGMLNVSVSGYDMTLVEHYSQYIHNLCNRFNVSVDESYALPTKTTEMMIMQEQGTKMYVDAILKTHERVVQISQLNAAFCPIFLEVLLRNQPEGVQLSVKEHTEADYLTRFKARPELEGLIAQIS